The Desulfuromonadales bacterium genomic sequence TCGACACCGTCCTCTACTTCGAGGGGGACCCCGGCCACCCTTACCGCATCCTGCGGGCGGTCAAGAACCGCTTCGGCTCGACCAACGAGATCGGCGTCTTCGAGATGAAGGAGACGGGGCTGGCCGAGGTGGCCAACCCCTCCGAGCTGTTCCTCGCCGAACGCCCGGAAGGGGCGGCCGGCAGCGCCGTCGTCCCGTCCCTGGAGGGGAGCCGGCCGATCCTGGTCGAGCTGCAGGCGCTGGTCTCCGGGGCGTCCTTCGGCACGCCGCGGCGAACCACCATGGGGATCGACCACGGCCGGGTGTCGCTGCTGGTGGCGGTGCTGGAGAAGAAAGTGGGGCTCTCGCTGCTCTCTCAGGACATTTTTCTCAATGTCGCCGGCGGCGTGCGCCTCAATGAGCCGGCCGTCGACCTCGGAGTGCTGGCGGCCCTGGCCTCCAGCCATCTGAACAAACCGATCCCGCCGCGCACCATCCTGTTCGGCGAGGTCGGGCTCGCTGGCGAGGTGCGGGCTGTCTCCCGCCCCGAACTGCGGGTCAAGGAGGCGGCGAGGCTCGGCTTCGACCGCTGTTTTCTGCCGGCCGGCAACCTGAAAAGCCTAGATGCGCCGGCAGAGATGGAGTTGGTCGGTGTGCGCAGCGCCGCCGAGGCACTGGAAGGCGTGTTTGAGTAAAGCCTGATGGGACCCAATGGGACATATTTGACCCATAGATCCCCTGAGTTCGATTGGTCTCACACAGATTCTCGCTCTGGAGAAAGTCGATGAATGAAGACAAACTGACCCATTTCGATAAAGACGGCAAGGCGATCATGGTCGAAGTCGGGGAGAAGTCCCCCACCCGTCGGGTGGCAGTGGCCCGCGGCGAAGTGCGCATGGCGGAAGCGACGCTGCAACGCATTCTCGACCGCAACGTGGAGAAAGGTGACGTCTTCGCTGTCGCCCGCATCGCCGGTATCATGGCGGCCAAAAAGACGCCCGAACTCATCCCGCTTTGTCACCCGCTGCTGCTGACCTCGGTCGTCGTCGATTTCACCCCTTTTCCCGCGGAAGGGAGGGTCGAGATCGAGGCGACGGTCAAACTGACCGGCACCACCGGAGTGGAGATGGAGGCACTTACCGCGGTGTCGGCGGCAGCCTTGACCATCTATGACATGTGCAAGGCGGTCGACCGGGAGATGGTTATCGGCGATATCCGCCTGATGGAAAAACACGGTGGCAAGAGCGGCTCATTCGTCCGCCACCACTGATCACGGCAACTCGGAACGGCCCGCTGCTCGGGTGAGCACCTGTGCCCGGGCCGCCTGACCGGACGAAAGGAATAGTGTGAGCACCAAACAGATATATTACATCCGCCGGTCCTTTCTCTTCCCGCTGGGGTTGCTGCTGGTGCTGACCGGGGCGCTGTTCGTGGTCTGCCTGTTCCGGGGAGAACCGACGGCCAAACTGCTCATCCTCGGTCTTTTCATGCTGCCAATCACCGTCCTCTTCGTTGAGAGCGCCTTTCGTCGGACGCTGTTGACCGGCGACGGTGTAATCGCCGTTAAACTGCTGCGGAAGAAAGAATTGAAGTATGCCGAAATGACCGCCGTGGAAACGGTAAGTGTGCGCAAACGGGTTTTTCTGACCCTCTGCGCCGGCGATGATTTCCTGATCATCTCCAATGCCTATGCAAACTTCCCCCGCCTGGTCCAGTCGTTGCTGGCCAGGGTGCCGGCAACGGCAATCAGCGAGGAAACCAGGCAGATGGCGGCCGCCCCGCCGGTGAAGAGCACCGATGTCATCTCCTGCTGGCTGGCGGTGGCCCTGTTGGCATTCATTCTCTACATCCAGTTGGGAGGACTTTCGTAAGCAGGGATTCCCCTTTGCCGATGCCCATTTTAGTTGACTTGAAACCCAGATTCATTTAACTTTACCTAATTCATTCAATATAGAGGGGTACCGCATGGAGCAGGCAAAACGCGATGAATTTCGGCAGATTCTCCAGGGCCAACTGGATGAGCTGTTGCGCGAGGCCGGCAAGACTGTCTCCGAGATGACAGACGAGAAGGCCAATTTCCCCGATCCGACGGACCGCGCGTCTCTGGAGTCGGACCGCAACTTCGAGTTGCGAATCCGGGACCGGGAGCGCAAGCTCATCATGAAAATCCGCGAGGCGCTGGAGCGCATCGAGGATGGGACATTCGGTGTCTGTGAGCATTGCGAGGAGGAGATCGGCGAAGCCAGGCTCAAGGCACGGCCGGTCACCACGCTCTGCATCGAGTGCAAGACCGAGCAGGAACGACAGGAGAAGATCGGCTGAACCAGCTGCCGCTCCGTCTCGTTGACTTCCGGAGCCGCGCATGAGGGGACATGGAGGGCGATCACTACGAAGTCCTTTCCGAAACAACCCGTATCGCCGGCGAATTCGCCGCCGACCCGCCCCGCAGCATCAAGGAAGTCCTTCGCTTCCTGGCCGGGGCGTTGTCGTTTGACGAGATTTCCCTTTCTTTTTTTGATTCCCGCCTGAAAATCGTCACCCGGACTATCAGCAGCGCAGGACCCGAACTTTTTCTCCCCGCCACAGGCCACCAGGTCGCCGCTCTCCCCGCTGGAGCCGCACGGAAACTGTGGGGGGACGAGTTGGCCGGCGGCGAACTGCGCCTTCCTGTAGGCGCCGACCGCCACCCGTGTGGCATTCTCATCCTGCGGCCTGCCTCTCCTGCTCCCCTTTCCGAAGAGACCCGGCGATTGCTCCGGACGGTCTGCCATCAACTGGCCTCCCTCGCCCAGGCTGTCCTTGGCTCCGACAACGAACGGCGACAGATGCAGCGGCTCTCCCTCCTGTCCGAACTGGGACAGGCACTGAACCGGGCCGGTACCGTGCGGTCCGTGCTGCAGGCCGCCATCCGCACCCTCCGCCGGCACACTGACGTTGCCTGCATCATTCTGCGCCCCCTGCTTGGCGGAACAGTTCTGGGACGCAGCCAGGTGTGGACAACGCCGGCATGGAAGCCTTTGCGCGTTACCTTTCTCGAGTTGGAGGAAGAGCAATCCCGACGGGCACTGGCCGGCAAAACGCTGCTCTTTCATCAGGGGATTGGTCGCAGATCCGCTGAACTGTCCCCTCTTCCCCAGGCCATGGTTACCGCTCCCCTTCTATTTCAAAACCGCCCCATGGGGAGCCTGACAGTGTTCGGCGACCATCGGCAAGAAGCTCTTTCCTTTCGCGCCGATCGTGAATCGAAGCGGTTCTTCGTGGCTATCGGTTGCCAGATCGGGCATGCCCTGGAGCGAGTCACCGCTCTGGAACGACTGGGGGAGCTTTCTGCTGAAAACGACCGCAAACTGCGCGAAGCCACGCTCCTCTTTCACATCGCGCGCGCCATGCACAGCACATTGCGTCTCAATGAACTGATGCATCTCATCCTGTCGGCAGCGACGGTGTCTGGCGGCGGGGGTTTTGAGCGTGCCATCCTGTTCATGCTCAACGAACGCAGCGGCATTTTCCAGGGGATGCTCTGCGTCACCCGCGAGACGGCCTCCCTTGTGCTTCCCTCCGAAGCGGGGACCCTGGCCTGGGAGCGGCCGGTGGTGAACACACAGGCGCAGGAAGTGCAGCGCCAGCACCCCTCCTGCCGTCAGGTCATGCAGTTGCGGCTTCCACTTAAGGAAGACAATGCCCTGGCTCGCGC encodes the following:
- the radA gene encoding DNA repair protein RadA, whose amino-acid sequence is VLYVTAEESVRQVKLRGERLGVSAEQLYLLAETALEAILERVKELKPAFLVVDSIQTIFTAALEAAPGSVSQVRECAGRLMQLAKGEGVPTFIVGHVTKDGAIAGPRMLEHMVDTVLYFEGDPGHPYRILRAVKNRFGSTNEIGVFEMKETGLAEVANPSELFLAERPEGAAGSAVVPSLEGSRPILVELQALVSGASFGTPRRTTMGIDHGRVSLLVAVLEKKVGLSLLSQDIFLNVAGGVRLNEPAVDLGVLAALASSHLNKPIPPRTILFGEVGLAGEVRAVSRPELRVKEAARLGFDRCFLPAGNLKSLDAPAEMELVGVRSAAEALEGVFE
- the moaC gene encoding cyclic pyranopterin monophosphate synthase MoaC, whose product is MNEDKLTHFDKDGKAIMVEVGEKSPTRRVAVARGEVRMAEATLQRILDRNVEKGDVFAVARIAGIMAAKKTPELIPLCHPLLLTSVVVDFTPFPAEGRVEIEATVKLTGTTGVEMEALTAVSAAALTIYDMCKAVDREMVIGDIRLMEKHGGKSGSFVRHH
- the dksA gene encoding RNA polymerase-binding protein DksA, which codes for MEQAKRDEFRQILQGQLDELLREAGKTVSEMTDEKANFPDPTDRASLESDRNFELRIRDRERKLIMKIREALERIEDGTFGVCEHCEEEIGEARLKARPVTTLCIECKTEQERQEKIG
- a CDS encoding ATP-binding protein, with protein sequence MEGDHYEVLSETTRIAGEFAADPPRSIKEVLRFLAGALSFDEISLSFFDSRLKIVTRTISSAGPELFLPATGHQVAALPAGAARKLWGDELAGGELRLPVGADRHPCGILILRPASPAPLSEETRRLLRTVCHQLASLAQAVLGSDNERRQMQRLSLLSELGQALNRAGTVRSVLQAAIRTLRRHTDVACIILRPLLGGTVLGRSQVWTTPAWKPLRVTFLELEEEQSRRALAGKTLLFHQGIGRRSAELSPLPQAMVTAPLLFQNRPMGSLTVFGDHRQEALSFRADRESKRFFVAIGCQIGHALERVTALERLGELSAENDRKLREATLLFHIARAMHSTLRLNELMHLILSAATVSGGGGFERAILFMLNERSGIFQGMLCVTRETASLVLPSEAGTLAWERPVVNTQAQEVQRQHPSCRQVMQLRLPLKEDNALARAITRRRVVFVSRPDSEPPAAAAFAQSQKLAPYACAPLYGRDRPLGVLVVDNPESREEISPDRLRFLELFANLAGAAMENSMLLNRLETAHQDLRETQERLIQGEKMAVLGEMAASVTHELRNPLVAIGGFAQRLNRVAAGAREKEYATIIAREVQRMEAMLSNILDFAKKEMLCFAECPVPQVIEEALALEYDALLRGSVRLVTEIAESLPTIQGDEQKLRQVMINLIANARQAMSAGGVLTVRAYRTILRGDEAVTVEVEDTGGGIPADILRNIFNPFFTTKEGGTGLGLPISHRIVEQHRGRIEVKNRVRGAVFILRLPVRGSDAPFR